The Glycine soja cultivar W05 chromosome 8, ASM419377v2, whole genome shotgun sequence genome has a window encoding:
- the LOC114424474 gene encoding shikimate O-hydroxycinnamoyltransferase-like — protein sequence MGVENGNFSVNVTNEEVVAAVVPMQEYWLPLSNLDLLLPPLDVGVFFCYKNPMLKSTTLGNSGTNKMTFGSMVRSLKNALAQTLVSYYVFAGEVVPNNMGEPEVLCNNRGVDFVEAEADVELKCLNFYNPDDTIEGKFVTKKKNGVLAVQATSLKCGGIIVACTFDHRVADAYSTNMFLVSWADMAQPTKPNNTLVVTVAPTASRHPCFRRSLLSPRRPGSIHPSLHHMYTPISELPPPPSTASAALLSRIYYVTAEQLHLMQVFAATRTKLECFSAFLWKMVARAASKEKNGKRVVAKMGIVVDGRKRLGNGDKESEAMMESYFGNVLSIPFGGKPVEELVEEPLGFLAEAVHEFLAAATTEEHFLGLIDWVEAHRPVPGITKIYCNNADDGPAFVVSSGQRFPEDKVDFGWGKVVFASYHFPWGGETGYVMPMPSPLRNGDWIVYMHLAKKQLEIIESEAAHVFKPLTWDYLNQYN from the exons ATGGGTGTTGAGAATGGAAATTTCTCCGTAAATGTGACCAATGAAGAGGTGGTGGCAGCAGTAGTACCAATGCAAGAATATTGGCTCCCACTTTCTAACCTTGACCTACTTCTACCTCCACTTGATGTAGGAGTCTTCTTTTGCTACAAAAATCCCATGCTCAAATCCACAACCTTAGGGAATAGTGGCACCAACAAAATGACCTTTGGATCTATGGTGAGGTCTCTTAAAAATGCCTTGGCACAAACTCTAGTCTCTTATTATGTATTTGCAGGTGAAGTTGTGCCTAATAATATGGGTGAACCCGAGGTGCTTTGTAATAATCGTGGAGTTGATTTTGTTGAAGCTGAGGCAGATGTGGAGCTAAAGTGCCTCAACTTTTACAACCCAGATGACACCATTGAAGGAAAGTTTGTTACTAAGAAGAAGAATGGTGTGCTTGCTGTCCAG GCAACTTCACTCAAGTGTGGTGGAATAATTGTGGCATGCACATTTGACCATCGCGTAGCAGATGCTTATTCCACAAACATGTTCCTTGTTTCATGGGCCGATATGGCCCAGCCCACCAAGCCCAACAACACCCTCGTCGTCACTGTCGCCCCAACCGCTTCTCGCCACCCATGTTTCCGCCGCTCCCTCCTCAGTCCTCGGCGTCCAGGTTCCATTCACCCTTCCCTACACCACATGTACACCCCCATCTCCGAGCTTCCTCCTCCTCCATCCACCGCCTCCGCCGCTCTCCTCAGCCGCATATACTACGTCACGGCGGAGCAGCTCCACCTCATGCAAGTCTTCGCCGCCACACGCACAAAGCTCGAGTGTTTCTCCGCATTCTTGTGGAAGATGGTTGCACGTGCGGCTTCGAAAGAGAAAAATGGTAAAAGGGTTGTGGCCAAAATGGGCATTGTGGTTGATGGAAGGAAAAGGCTTGGCAATGGTGACAAAGAGAGTGAAGCAATGATGGAGAGTTATTTTGGGAATGTGCTTTCCATACCCTTTGGCGGGAAACCGGTGGAGGAGTTGGTAGAGGAGCCGCTAGGGTTTTTGGCGGAAGCCGTTCACGAGTTTTTGGCGGCCGCCACAACTGAGGAGCACTTCTTAGGGCTAATTGATTGGGTGGAGGCTCACCGGCCGGTTCCTggtataactaaaatttattgtaaCAACGCCGACGATGGACCGGCCTTTGTGGTGTCCTCCGGACAAAGATTTCCGGAGGACAAAGTGGATTTTGGGTGGGGGAAGGTTGTGTTTGCCTCATACCATTTTCCTTGGGGTGGTGAAACTGGTTATGTTATGCCAATGCCAAGTCCTTTGAGAAATGGTGATTG GATTGTGTACATGCACCTTGCCAAGAAACAGTTGGAGATCATAGAATCTGAGGCTGCTCATGTCTTTAAGCCCTTAACTTGGGACTACCTTAACCAGTATAATTGA
- the LOC114423337 gene encoding phytoene synthase 2, chloroplastic-like: MSGVLLWVSCGPKENPISIVGLGGRGGRSQRRFGLCNGISFASFSPAVADPSRSSEERVYEVVLKQAALVKEQDKGTKRALNLDKPTIEGDLTNGDLLSDAYDRCGEVCAEYAKTFYLGTQLMTQERRKAIWAIYVWCRRTDELVDGPNASHITPKALDRWEQRLSDVFEGRPYDMYDAALSDTVSKYPVDIQPFKDMIEGMRLDLRKSRYNSFDELYLYCYYVAGTVGLMSVPVMGIAPESKATTESVYNAALALGIANQLTNILRDVGEDARRGRVYLPQDELAQAGLTDDDIFRGKVTDKWRNFMKGQIQRARMFFDEAEKGVSELNSASRWPVWASLLLYGQILDSIEANDYNNFTKRAYVGKVKKLLSLPAAYGRALLGPQKLTKMVTRSM, from the exons ATGTCTGGTGTTCTTCTTTGGGTGAGTTGTGGACCCAAGGAGAACCCTATCTCCATTGTTGGTCTTGGCGGGAGAGGTGGCAGAAGCCAGAGGAGGTTTGGACTGTGCAATGGGATCAGTTTTGCAAGCTTTTCACCAGCAGTGGCAGACCCTTCAAGATCCTCAGAGGAGAGGGTATATGAAGTGGTGTTGAAACAAGCAGCACTGGTCAAGGAGCAGGACAAGGGTACAAAGAGAGCACTGAATTTGGACAAACCAACAATTGAAGGTGATTTAACCAATGGGGATCTGTTGAGTGATGCTTATGATAGGTGTGGTGAAGTCTGTGCTGAATATGCCAAGACATTTTATCTag GCACACAATTGATGACCCAAGAGCGCAGAAAAGCCATCTGGGCCATATATG TGTGGTGCAGAAGAACAGATGAACTAGTGGATGGACCTAATGCTTCTCACATCACACCAAAGGCCTTGGACAGGTGGGAGCAAAGATTATCTGATGTTTTCGAAGGCCGGCCTTATGATATGTATGATGCTGCCCTCTCAGATACAGTCTCAAAGTACCCAGTTGATATACAG CCATTTAAGGACATGATTGAAGGGATGAGGCTTGATCTGAGAAAGTCAAGATACAATAGCTTTGATGAACTCTACCTTTACTGCTACTATGTAGCAGGGACAGTGGGCCTTATGAGTGTTCCAGTAATGGGGATAGCACCAGAATCAAAGGCTACAACAGAGAGCGTTTATAATGCTGCATTGGCACTTGGCATAGCTAATCAACTTACCAACATTCTCAGAGACGTTGGAGAAGA TGCAAGAAGAGGAAGAGTATATCTTCCACAAGATGAATTGGCACAAGCTGGCCTAACAGATGATGACATTTTTAGAGGGAAAGTTACCGACAAGTGGCGCAATTTCATGAAGGGCCAAATACAGAGAGCAAGGATGTTTTTTGATGAGGCAGAGAAGGGAGTTTCGGAGCTCAACTCTGCAAGCAGGTGGCCTGTATGGGCATCTTTGTTGTTGTATGGGCAAATCTTAGATTCTATTGAAGCTAATGACTACAATAACTTCACTAAAAGAGCTTATGTAGGAAAAGTTAAGAAGCTCTTATCACTACCTGCTGCTTATGGAAGAGCACTTCTAGGCCCCCAAAAGTTAACCAAAATGGTTACAAGAAGTATGTAA
- the LOC114423336 gene encoding transcription termination factor MTERF15, mitochondrial-like, with protein MVPNFLIARLAVSLTHHRSTHIQLGSLLQHKRNAFLLLFNSFTSGTSSDSESDGNHQKGGTFTVSYLINSCGVSPTLARKLSNKVNLKTPHGPNAVLDLLNNYGFDKIQVAKLVEKHPLVLLADAENTLLPKLKFLRSIGVSNTDMPKILIANHSLKRSLKKFFIPRYEILRRVLGDDQEVVRAITSSRFGINYGDAMNLVPNIEVLRQSGVPQASISFMMIHCGTVAYWKHSRFVEAVNTAKEIGFNPLRTNFIVAIEMLLISSKAVWESRFKVYERWGWNREMALQAFRKFPNVMRLSEEAFSKKMNFLVNDMGWPSEEIAEYPQVVAYNLEKRIIPRFSVIKILKSKGLLENNVSFSSIICITEEKFLENFVISLQKDLPVLPDLYRGKIKPSDVM; from the coding sequence ATGGTTCCTAATTTTCTCATTGCAAGGTTAGCTGTATCACTCACACACCACAGAAGTACCCATATCCAATTGGGTTCTCTGCTGCAACACAAACGCAAtgctttccttcttttattcaATTCATTCACTTCAGGAACCTCTTCTGATTCTGAATCAGATGGAAACCACCAAAAAGGTGGCACCTTTACTGTGTCTTACCTCATCAACTCATGTGGGGTGTCCCCAACACTGGCCAGGAAACTCTCCAATAAGGTCAATTTGAAAACCCCACATGGCCCAAATGCTGTTCTTGATCTTCTCAACAACTATGGGTTTGACAAAATCCAGGTTGCAAAACTTGTTGAGAAACACCCTTTGGTGCTTCTTGCGGATGCAGAGAATACCCTTTTGCCTAAACTCAAGTTCTTACGTTCTATTGGGGTTTCCAACACTGACATGCCTAAGATTTTAATTGCTAACCATAGCTTGAAGAGGAGCTTGAAAAAATTCTTCATCCCAAGATATGAGATCCTCAGACGTGTACTTGGTGATGATCAGGAAGTCGTTAGAGCTATAACAAGTTCCCGATTTGGTATTAATTATGGTGACGCAATGAACTTGGTTCCAAACATTGAGGTTTTGAGGCAGTCTGGTGTGCCCCAAGCTTCTATCTCTTTCATGATGATCCATTGTGGGACTGTAGCCTACTGGAAGCATTCCAGATTTGTGGAAGCTGTCAACACTGCTAAGGAAATCGGGTTTAATCCTTTGAGAACAAATTTTATTGTGGCCATTGAAATGCTTCTGATTAGCAGCAAAGCAGTATGGGAATCAAGGTTTAAGGTTTATGAGAGGTGGGGCTGGAACCGTGAAATGGCTCTTCAAGCATTTCGAAAGTTTCCCAATGTAATGAGGTTGTCAGAGGAGGCATTTAGCAAGAAAATGAATTTCCTAGTGAATGATATGGGTTGGCCATCAGAAGAAATCGCTGAGTATCCTCAAGTTGTAGCATACAACTTAGAGAAGAGGATTATCCCTAGATTCTCGGTAATcaaaatcttgaaatcaaaaggTTTGCTTGAGAATAATGTATCCTTTAGTTCCATTATATGCATAACTGAAGAAAAATTTCTGGAAAATTTTGTGATCAGTCTTCAGAAAGATTTGCCTGTCTTACCAGACCTCTATAGAGGTAAGATCAAGCCTTCAGATGTAATGTAG